A single genomic interval of Helianthus annuus cultivar XRQ/B chromosome 6, HanXRQr2.0-SUNRISE, whole genome shotgun sequence harbors:
- the LOC110895917 gene encoding uncharacterized protein LOC110895917 — translation MMRMRLMWFTVGFAATAAVMGNFLYKDLLLDRHSLSLQLKNQFDSLESRLDSVSPKE, via the exons ATGATGAGGATGCGATTGATGTGGTTCACGGTGGGGTTTGCTGCCACTGCTGCTGTCATGGGTAACTTCCTCTACAAAGACCTCTTGCTCGATCGTCACTCTCTCTCTTTGCAGTTGAAGAATCAGTTTGATTCGTTGGAATCACGCCTCGATTCGGTATCACCAAAG GAATAA